The Amyelois transitella isolate CPQ chromosome 7, ilAmyTran1.1, whole genome shotgun sequence genomic sequence TTTTATTGGCCCCGAGGAATCCATCGGGAGTGCGCTAAATATTTCAAGCATCGGTTTAGTTATTGCTCATACGTGTGTCTGTTACAGATTTCTCTGGATTTAGTTTGTGTGTTACTTGACCTTTGAtattaacatgttttttttttagtaaaaagtGCTGAAAATTACTAACGAGAGATGTCATCTTAGCATTTTATTTCAACCATTTGACCAAGGAGTCATGGGCTTGTGATTATTGGCTAAcgaacttgggatccttcttttagacgattagctagcaacctgtcactatttgaatctcaattctatcattaagccaaacaggtgaacgtggcctttcagtcttcccaagactgttggctctgtctaccccgcaagggatatatacgtgatgatatgtatgtatatacatatgaatGTCATGGGCTTAAATTACGTGGGAAGTTTTAGTTTGAACGGGATTTTAAGATTAGAACCCTGGTTATTATTCATGTttccatttgttttttttttggctttAGAGTCAAGGGtccacatttaaaaatttcagttTGATGAATCAATATCCAACCCACTCAATACGGAAGGATATGCATGCGTTTCAAACGTCTTGATTGACATTTACGTTCGGGTTTATTTATAGCAAACTCCCAACTTTGTTGTATATATAGGAACCTATAATAACAACAGCCAGTTCAAAAAGCCAATCGGGCAAAGTTAGACTCAATCGAAACTTACGGCTGAAGTAATACGATGTGCCAAAACTGGCGCGAACCGCACTATAATATTCATAACCTTAGACAATGTTGGGAACTTtgaaaatccaaatactgacGGTGGTGTAAGTTATAAGCGATAAGATAGAAAGAGTTTTAATGCTGTAGTTTAAAacaatgtaagtacctatctaATGAACGGCCTCTGtcgcgcagcggtagtacgcttgtctgtgacagcGGAGTTCCCGGGTTctaatcccggtcagggcatgatgagaaatgaactttttctgattggcctgggtcttggatgtttatctatataatcatttattataaaatatagtaccgttgagttagtatctcgtaacacaagtttcgaacttacttcgaggctaactcaatctgtgtaatttgtcccgtatatatttaaaaaaaatatattatttaaaaaatgaagctaattaaaataattagagTTTCTTTAGATGATGAATCTGAATTAACAAACCGCATGGACTTTTAGTTAcgttctttctttttatcacGAGAATGCTACCAAATAATGTTATCACGGTAATCCGATGATATAATCCGGtaaattacaaacatttcAGCTAGTCACTATATTATTTCGAGGCTCGTGCTATAGGATAGATAGGatagatactaactcaacaatattttaaaataatcccacttaataaaaagtatttgtaattattttttttaatattctttaacTACAAAAACCGaaacttattttcaaattaattatttagatatGTTTGAAGtcggtaattttttttcggataatatatttttactgatattaaaatgatcGCACATTATACTTGCACCACTCGCTCTATACAGACCTCCGGGTGtactttatcatattttataaaaatttaaactccAACTACAGCATTCATATAAGATGGAATGGCTGGATGTTCTGCAAGAAACTAGTCCATtcgaacaaaatatttttccgtACTAGTATACTGctctgaatttttaaattgattttacataaattattttgtagtcTAAGTTTATGACCAAGACGTGTTTTATCAggaaattcttaatttttcacgAAACAATACAAATGCGAACATAAATCAcaactttttgtttgtttgtttttttgcaaACCCTTTATTGCTCATAAAAAgacatataacaaattacaacaCAGTCATTAGATTAAGAAGAATATTTACAATGACGGACTCATACTAATTAGGATTTATTGCTGGATCCTATTTATTGCAGGAACTGCTTGTTCCACTTGACACGATCTTTACATACaccttttgcttcatccacattcataactcttttaaCTCAAACTTGTCAGTTCAAACTATATTGTTGCatattttattgcataaatTCAAGGTAAAGTTAGCTAGGCTATTACAAACGGTGTTGTAATTATAGCTGACTTGATAATTATGCAATTTTAgtatcttatttaaattaattgttcaGACACAAATAAAACGTTATCATTGGGTAAGTaaagccaatagtcacaagattTCAAGGTTTAGTTTAGCTACcaatatagataaatttacatattttttaaacgtatTTAACGAATATTTTGagaatgctgcagtgtagtttatttCACCCTTTTTTCCAAACATGCGTTTTAGAACCggttctaaataaaattagacttgttgttgacgtcaataagtggtatcatgaaattttaaaaataaatctattccacTGTTACGCCAAAATTGATCATTGTAAAGTAATGATATTGctcattatacatataatgtctAACAAACgcacaaagaaaaaataaaaaaaaaaacataacagaacctattctaaaattaatTCCTAATCGCGAAATAGGTTACTAATATCCGAATTCAGCTCCACTAATCTCATCCGACGTAATAAAGGCTGAGCAATCACAGAGAGCGATAGTTTATTTGATAAGTCCCGTTTTGATATGACAGGCAACATATTTACCGCCACTGTAAATGCCCCGGTGGATTGGGTGAATGTTTTCTTAatcattcatttgttttagaATTTCCATTATTGCAATGATGAATTCATTTTAAGCGGGTGTTTTTTACACATTGGATTGTGGTTCCAGGCATCATTAGAAAatggaccactctatctctttcccatgggtgtcgtaaaaggtgactaagggataggccagtaaacttgggattcttactataggcgatgggctagaaacctgtcactatttgaatctcaattctatcattaatcccaacagatgaacgtggcacatcagtcttttcagactgttggctctgcctatcctacaagggatgtagacgtgattatatgtatgtattttattcatgATCGTTTGTTTTTTGGGCCATTTTACACCATGATGTAAGTTAGTTTTAGATTGAGTTTTTTCTTGGTTTATATTTTCTCTAAACTTTGCCATTTtcagaataaattttaagtgttataacaacaattaaaacacgtaaggaaaaaataaagttgcgTTATTCAACATGCGTTTATTCAATAAGAATAATCACTAACATTCGTCCGCCTGtacttcgtgtaaatatcTTTCCACAATTTATACGCCTTAGGATTAGGCATCGAGCCCATTCTAGAATGATCTTGTATGTAGAGAAATCTAAGCTCTTCTTTGTCACTCGGATACCATTGAATAGGTAGATCTGTTTGTGAAGGGGGTGTCGGATTCCTGAAATATAAAGGGAAATAGTTATTGAAAGTACTTATTctgataaaaacaaacaattaaatgaaataactaAGATCATTTAAAACGTCATGATTCcaattgatttatttcttctattataatatttattaatcatgatttgattattaattagttatgaaatatataatttttgtatgtatatacttataatatttataaagtatatcacaaatacatacaaattttcaaattacttATAATCTATCCTTATAAGTAATTTGAAAGTCTTACCCATATTTCGCAAAGTTTGTCCAGAGCGTTGTCATAAAATGTATCATCTCCTGATCATTTTTACTTATTCTAAATGGCCAAATTCTTGAAtctagtaaataaaacaattcatcCGCGTGGCATGCGCCTCTTTCTTTCTTGAATCCGGTAAGTCTCTTCACAACATTTCTGTCTCCTTCGTAatcaaaaaagtaattatatacAGTGCCGTTACTGTGAGACAGATAcaattcattttcaaaaatattgggaatttcaaaatacaaatgagTGTACACTGCAGAGAGATTCATtatagtattcaaactaataggtttatcttcaaaataaaattccttTACTTGTTCAGCAACAAAAGCCGCTTTGTCCTCATTTTCAAATTCTAAGTCTGATGCAAACAAATAATGAGTATTTCTTTCAGCTAAAGTATCAGCATTTTCACGAGCTACTAAAAACAATCCTTCATTACTATTAGAGCCCGTCATTAATGTTATATTCTTTGGATTGCGCGATAGTACATTAAATGGTAAATCCGTTAAAACCGGTTCAACGCCAGGGAATGATTTCTCCACGCAAGGCAGATGAATTAGCTGTGTATCAAAATACATTCCCAGTGGTTTCTTTGGTCTTAACTTGACAAGGTCTTTATAAGGCATTTTCGATAGTATTTCGTATATTTCATGAGGGTCTTCTGTTTCATAACCCAATTCTTTCGTCAAGAGACTCGCGCACCACAACGGTTTCCTGTTTACCGACCAATTAGATATTGAAGTACCACTTTGTATAATTGCTCTGTTAAATAATCCATTCGTAGTTTCACTGGCTACTAATATGGCAGTAGACGCAGCTCCGGCACTTTCACCAAAAATTGTGACGTTTTCAGGATCACCCCCAAAAGCGGCTATATTTTGCTTGACCCATCTTATTGCTGCTATTTGGTCTTTCAGACCTGCATTTCCCGGTGCTTCTTCTATTCCTAAACAGAGAAAACCTAGAGCTCCTAACCTATAGTTGAATGCAGCTACTATAACATCTTGCTTGACTAGAAAATCAGCTCCGTTGATTATTTTCCCTCCACTGCCAATCAGAAATGCTCCTCCATGAATAAAGACCATCACTGGGAGAGGTCTTTTAGCAAACGCTGGTacgtatacatttattttcaaacaatcTTCGGTGCCCATATATCCTAATAGCGTAACTTGTGGACATGAATATATTTCGTCAGTGGCCTTGAAAGTTCCTTCCCAAGATGGTGGAGGTAAGGGTGCCTAAAAATGAAACATAATGATAACTGAGACTGCTTCATTTGACACTTAACCTGAAGCAGTTTATGTTAATTGTTAAGtaaatgtttttacttttaaacataatttgtCTTTCAACTCTATCGTGTCATCAAcatcattgttttaaaaaatacctatacatTAAGGCTGTCGTAAGTTCAAATTACGAATAAGGTCAATTATAGTAAGAGTCATTGAGTCATGCGTAAACAAAATACCGATTTAGAAAATCCAACAAAAAAAgtgtgaaaagaaaatatgccCCATATATAACTCTTAGGATGTATATATTCAAATTACTTCACAgcatgtttataaataaaaagtgaacaaatattataacaatatcTTAATTAGCTGCTCCTGATAGAAGGCAATAAAAGGCAAAAGATGTACTAATACCGACGTGTATAATAATGCtagtaatttaaatcaaaGTATAAAGAAGAATAAAGTGAGCGTTTTTATCACTGGTTACGATTTAATACTGAATTTACTGACCTTAAATCGATTGCTCGAATTAGTACTCGCGTACGGTATTCCCATGTATTCGTATATCGATCCATCGCTACTTATTTTGCCGGTCAAAGTTCCTTGGGCAATCGTCACCTCTGGCGTGGGTTGATCGACTAGATTCATTGCAAAAAGTGTGAACAACACAACATTTTTTCCATACTTCATTGTGACACAATTATACTATACTCGTAGGTACATCCGTAATTATCAATCTCTTATCGTTGAAGAAAGATAAACTAGTCATATCACTAAGTAAAATATTGGAATTAATTACGATATGTTATTTGCTTCATACATGTGTGTGGTaaggtaatttaatttgagTGACACGACCGTCCCGCTCCAATGAAGGTCTTCGACTGGCCGTGACCGTCAACGCTCATGCTTTATGACGttaatatgaatataataaagatgcagtgccgtgtggttttcgtcACTTAAGCATAGAATCAGACAAAATCTTTCTCAtttatgtcgtaaaatgcgactaagggataggcatataaatTTTGAGTTCCTCTtgtacgcgatgggctagcaactgtcactaattgaatctcaatttgatCATAaagctctgtataccccgcaagggatatagatgttactatatgtaagtaagtaagtatgcaCTCTTACAGATAAGTCCAGAAACGCTGACACACCGTCTCCGATGCTAATGACCTCATATCAATTCAAGTGGCTGCAATCGGTCCCCCTGCctctttcgcatttttaatgGTTTATGGAAAAGTTTCTATCAGtattagaaattatttttaaaattttataactacaGCCCAAACAAATcacattattttactatatacGTGGAGTGTAAaatagataggcttataaagttgggattcctcttgtagacaatgggctagcaacctgtcactatttgaatctcaattccatcattaagccatacagctgaacgtggtctttaagtattttcaagactgtttgctccgTCTAACTCGTAGGGGacatagacgtaactatatgtagaTTCCATGTATGAGAGGATTTTGCGAAATTCATTTCTTCTCCTTAGTCTTTAGTCCCGTTTTCTCAAAGTTGTATTTCACTGAACGGAAATTATCCGAATTATCGTTTTGCGCGAGCGGGCGTACCTTAGTTTTGGTATTATGAAGTGAATACCTAAAATCAGCAATTCAGTTGAACTTTCTATACAGATGACGGTCACTCAAGATTGTCCGCGCTGTATCAATTCGGAAGACCATTCGTCAATGTCATATCGTCGAGATAAAGTAGTCGTAGCGAACCACCGTTCTGTAATCTCTTAGATTTATGATGCTGTTAACCTGATTATAGTAGTCttggtaaatttttaaatggtcGCGGGTTCACAAGACAGAAATTAACGTTTGTTTTACCCTAGGtactatgtaaatatttgtgatgatatgccgtgtggtttccggcattttagaataaaaccactccaaATCtcctgtctatcccgcaagggatatagacgtgactttatatatgtatgtatgtcaaactTTGTAAGAATTTCAAGTGGCACCGTTTAAGATGGTTAACATCGGATTGATAGACCTTGTTacattataaagatatttatgaaCACCGAAAATGAAAGCCCCAGGTACGATTCCCAGTCATCAAAAGATCTTCATCTAAACCTGTGATAACCTATAAAAACCCGTATAATAAAGGTATATTTTTCATGAATGAGAGGATTATatgatatgcttacaaacttgggattcttttttttggcgataggctagcaacctgtcactatttgaatctcaatcctatcattaaacattcagtcttttcaagactgttggctctgtctaccccgcaagggataaagacgtgaccaaatgtatgtatgtatgttttcatgaaacaaaaagtttgggattaataataaatagcacTTACCACTGAGTGACAATAcccataattattataaaacaataatttcattaatatttgtggtaatagtgccgtgtggttcccggcgccaataaaaaacagaataggaccactccatctcgttcccattgatgtcgtaaaaggcgacaaagggttaggcttgtaaacttgggattcttctataaggcgacgggctggcaacctgtcactatacgaatctcaattctatcattaagccaaatagcataatatcagtctcttcaagactgttggctctgtctaccccgcaagagatatagacgtaactataagtatgtatgtatatattgtgGCAataatcgtggcaagtggaaatatgcagtctctgcctactcctccggtaaagaggcgtgattttttatatgtaagtattcattaataattatgcagtaacaaaattacaaaagagTTATCTCTTTAACCGCTTAAAGTTATCTACCATTCAAAGGCGCTTGAACGCACACGATCTACAAAAGGGctttgaaaacaataaattattttaagttaagcTTAAGAACGCACACTCCTGAAGAGAGAcaataataaatgataataaatgtatGATAGTGACACGTCGTCATTCTACCGCGACGTTGATTGATAGACGAATACCTCCATTTATTAACCGTGGTAAAATTCGTTTGCTCCCATTTATAACAAGAATTTGCTTAAACttttaatgtgattttttGGTTGTCTTATCCGATGTATTTTGGAAGATGTTGCCTTAAGTTGGCGACATCTTGTTATATATTGTCAACAGGTTCAAATTGGTCTTACACATATACAcacattatcacgtctatatcccttacgcgCCCGTAAGGGTAAGACATAGTCAAAactcttgaagagactgataggccacgttgagctgttaggctaatgatagaattgagttttaaatagtgacaagttgcttgcccatcgcctaaaaagagaatcctcatgtttataagcctatccctaagtcgcctttagcgacatccacgggaaagggatggagtggtccttttctttattatattggcaccgtgaaccacacggcacttatatgtattattatgagagaaatatatattacttatGAGAGAAATTATGCAATACAGCTGTACAAAAGAAAATGTGCGTCTGCGCgagtgtgtgtgtatgtgtgcgtATTTCAAGCAAATGAAAAAAGGTTCGGCGTCTGGGGTTCgctttttatgaaaaacatacatacatatggtcacgtcaatatcccttgtggggtagacagagccaacagccttgaaaagactgataggccacgctcagctatttggctttatgatagaattgagaatgaaatagagacaagttgctagcccatcgcctaaaaaaagaatcccaagtttgtaagtttagtcgccttttacgacatccatgggaaagagatggagtggtcctattcttttttgtattggtgccgggaaccacacggcgtgtGTGTTTGTGTACGTATTTCAAGCAAATGAAAAAAGGTTCGGCGTCTGGGGTTCgctttttatgaaaaacaatccccaaaattaaacgtcatcgcTGGCAACTTGCCTGCTTTGCAAAATTACAATTCCGTTTTAATTGCAAGAATATTGCCACTCGTGTGTGCCGAAACAAAACTAGTTTCGTTTTTAAAATTGTGGCACGTGTTGGAGTGGCAACGGCGGCCATGTTTGAATATGGCGCATTCAcaatttacacatacatacgtagGTATGATGTTGTTAAAAAAGTGAAATAGTGATTGTGAAGTTTAggacttttaaaatattttattttttgttgagatactttattttcatagaGAATTATTTAGGTTTGGTAAAAACATGATAActatataaaagaggacattgactgactgattgactgacatgtCAACACGCAGCCCAAACCGCTAGGTcttgagatttgaaattttgttgaTTCGTTTAGATGCACTAAAGCGGAATTAGAAAAAATCCGGAGTGGAAGAAAATTAACaggatttttagttttacgcGGGTGGAGCCGCGGGCATAAATTTGAAACCTTATACGTAAATGTTGGTGCCATGACCTCGAAAAACAtgctttttcattaaattacttTCGCTTTTTTTCTCCTAGGAATGAAATGTATAAAACTGGCCAGTAATTATCACAAAGCGAAAGCCTACCAATTAATATTCGGCCGGGGTCCTCTCTTTGAATTATTCAACATTTTCGTACGTCCAAATGATGAAtttgaaagaagaaaaaaaaataaggaaattcctttttcaaatctaagtaatatatttttatgtgctgaaaagaaaaattacctGCTTCGGCGTAACTTTAAATCTTataactaatttatgttttcagCTTTAAATCGTTCAATATCTGAattttccaataaataaactacctataactttattataatatgtataaataaatagatacttaCAATCCATACAAGAATTGAGATGACGatatattaactttatttttaggtatagtaaaatgtatgtacaaataattCTAAGCGAAACagttttacaatgttttttaattacaattaatatgATGTAGACATAAAATCCACTCGGCTTCAACATGGCGTGACTCTGCACTTGAAAGCATGAATTCGGGAAAATAAAAgggagaaaatgaaaaattacctAACACTCGAAAAGTAAACTAAGGTAAATGCAAGCTGAAAATTTCCGCCGCGGCGTCTCACAGAAACCTTACTCTTTCCATTCGCATTGAGGCCCAAGTAACTAGTCGCAGCGGTTTCTCTGAAATATCTTAATCTTATTATTACCAGAAACTAAGTGCTCCTATCATCAGCGTCAGCATTATCAGAGTGCGCCCCTCTTCTGATCGATTTGTGAACCGACGAACTAATCGATTGTTGTCGAGAGATTATTGTACCCTAATGTCAGAATTCAATACAGTTCAATCGAAGCATTTGCCAAAAGGGTTTGCCAATCGTCTTGAAGAACAATATCTACATATGTCATAAAAATACACTTTTTGTCACTTTCTCATGTTTCCAGAACCTTTATTGGCAAGTTCTGAATGTAATGCATACCTAAGTCATTTACTTACAGCCTGTGTTATGTAAATCAAGTAGAACTATTAAAAGGAAAAGTAAAATGCGCAATCAAAGATTCCGAAACTCTCTCTCTTTGAAATGACTTATTTTCAAACATGAATTAAGAAAAACGCTACATCTCCAGACTTGTGCCACGCTCGGTACTCAAGCGGCTCCACTCGCGTCGCCGTCAAGAGTGAATGCAAAAAACGTTCGCTAGTGCCCTTAAAATGTGGTAATTAAGAGTTATTTTCACTCGGCAAGTCACAAGACCTAAAACATTGCTATGCGACGTCGGCTGCCTATTTCCTTAGCTTTGAAACTTGCGGAATGAAATTGCAATGCAGATTATAAAATCTTCTGACGTAGAAATGctcagtttattttattttgcaggtTGGCTAATGCGTTTATATGATTGGATGTgtgtgtttttaatattacgtATGAATTTTATTGTTCTCCAGGCGTAAGTCCTGGTTGAATCCTCGCCTCTTTCTAGGAGAGCCCAAGGTCAGCCATTACCATGACCACGGTGCTTAATCTGGTGAGTGAGGTAAGTTAGTTGAGttggaatttaatttttaaatttattcctgAAAAATATCAATTGCATCATCAAAATACCAAGCTCAAACGTGGTCTTTGAATCAGTCAAcaattgactgactgattcgAAGACCACGTTTGAGCTGGGTATTTTGATGATGCAATTGATATTTAGGCAGACAGCTAAATTGATGTCCCATCGGCCGAAacagagtcccaagtttatattttaaaatacattatgaAATACGCCTCCGCTCTTCATACTTCAactataaataagaaattaccCTGTCAAAGTCTACCTAGGCTctaaaaatgtacctacaccCCCAAGTTCTGCCAGCCACTTAACCCTGCCGAGTACATTACCTTATTTCCATTGGGAAATCAAGAGCTCTCGCCGTAGGGTTAAACCCACTTTTACAGTTCCCACTTATCACTACGTAGAAAATTTTTTGAGAAATGAAAATGATACAAATTTGTCATGTGTCTTGCTATTGAAATTATGTTTGAAAATTCCctatagatataataaaaattaattttattacttatgtgAATTTTGACGGTCTGTATTTCTGAGGCGCAgaggtagtacgcttgtctgtgacaccggaggtcccgggttcaaatcccgcccaggacatgatgagaaaagatctttttctgattattagtatttattataaaatataatatcgttgagttctcgtaacacaagtctcgaacttactttgaggctaacttaatcggacgggacaaattacataaaatagtgtaatttgtcccgtatatatttattatttattacgtagtaagtaaaaaaatgttttcgttCATTTTTTGAAaggttaaagaaaaaaagaaataattttcactTGTACTTTAAAAATGAAGTCATTTTCTCCCAAAACAATGAGAAAGTTTAAGTGCGAATGGAACTGATTGAGTGGTTAGGCTTAGACGGACGTGGCTTGATCAAATCGAATAcattctggcaaaaggtcaggtcaagagtacacAAAACGAAGGCTGAAGCGAAGGAATTaagcagggatcgtggcaagtggaaagatgtagtctctgctgaCTCCTCCGAACAATGTTTGTTTGAAGTCTTATATGCCTAATTacaaccaaaaaataaaaatgtaataacttCGCgtgtttcaaaacaaattgtcAGTTTCTCTCCTGACAGTACAGATAACAaattcacaaacaaaaaatcaacAATGCCGACCTTCTGAAATTATACCGCTACCCAATAAAGATGATATCAGTTCACCATAAACCTACCTGACCAAATGCCATATCTTTTCAATAAGCGTTAGGATTTCTTACCCTGTACGGTGcccaaaataaactaaaaataaaagttatcacGTCGTTATTCAATACGGGACAAACAGAGCTAAGTCACAAAAGTTGAAGTCAGCGTATAGTTGGATGGTGGAATTGATATTTAGACcaagtgacaagttgctagtctAGAGGAATTCTAAGTTTTTAgtcacacacacatatatatatatattcatatatgtACGTCGTCTagatgcggggtagacagaaccaacagtcttgaaaaggctgaaaggctaCTTTCAACTGTACGGCTTCATAATGGAACGATGAATGAcgggttgttagcccatcgcttacaagacgAATCTCAAgattatgagcctatcccttggtcggcttatacgacatccatgggaaaaaaatgtcgtggtcttattcttttttctattggtgccgagaaccacacggcacatatatataatcatgtctatatcccttacggggaagacaggtATTAGTATTAACCATAGTAGTTGTTTTTCGATGGAACATGATCTTTGGAGACTTATCCAAAAAGTGATAGCTCATTGATATTCTGCATGTCACGGCTTAACCCAACCACCGTACAGC encodes the following:
- the LOC106143504 gene encoding esterase FE4, coding for MKYGKNVVLFTLFAMNLVDQPTPEVTIAQGTLTGKISSDGSIYEYMGIPYASTNSSNRFKAPLPPPSWEGTFKATDEIYSCPQVTLLGYMGTEDCLKINVYVPAFAKRPLPVMVFIHGGAFLIGSGGKIINGADFLVKQDVIVAAFNYRLGALGFLCLGIEEAPGNAGLKDQIAAIRWVKQNIAAFGGDPENVTIFGESAGAASTAILVASETTNGLFNRAIIQSGTSISNWSVNRKPLWCASLLTKELGYETEDPHEIYEILSKMPYKDLVKLRPKKPLGMYFDTQLIHLPCVEKSFPGVEPVLTDLPFNVLSRNPKNITLMTGSNSNEGLFLVARENADTLAERNTHYLFASDLEFENEDKAAFVAEQVKEFYFEDKPISLNTIMNLSAVYTHLYFEIPNIFENELYLSHSNGTVYNYFFDYEGDRNVVKRLTGFKKERGACHADELFYLLDSRIWPFRISKNDQEMIHFMTTLWTNFAKYGNPTPPSQTDLPIQWYPSDKEELRFLYIQDHSRMGSMPNPKAYKLWKDIYTKYRRTNVSDYSY